In Chloroflexota bacterium, a single genomic region encodes these proteins:
- a CDS encoding GDP-mannose 4,6-dehydratase: MRALITGVGGFAGQHLAAFALARGDRVFGVARGPVQWHVDDLAQNPAFTVIEADLAARDEADRAVTTAAPDHVYHLAAQSSVHDSFANPVQTLHNNIACTVHIFEAVHRAAPGARVLAVSSSEIYGRSSAPIDEGAPLRPENPYAVSKAAQDLLAYQYGVTHGLDVVRVRPFNHIGPGQSDRFVASSFGRQIAEIEAGIRNPSIKVGNLDARRDFTDVRDMVRAYRIALLRGEKGAAYNVGSGRAIAVRDLLDRFIALSRVPVSVQVAEDRLRQSDAPVIVCDCRRFSSRTHWVPSIPLNQTVEDIVTYWRAAVRAA, encoded by the coding sequence GTGCGGGCCCTGATCACTGGCGTCGGCGGCTTCGCGGGGCAGCACCTCGCCGCCTTCGCGTTGGCACGCGGGGATAGAGTCTTCGGCGTCGCGCGCGGTCCCGTTCAGTGGCACGTCGACGACCTGGCGCAGAACCCAGCGTTCACGGTGATCGAAGCGGATTTGGCCGCGCGGGATGAGGCCGACCGCGCGGTGACAACCGCGGCGCCGGATCACGTGTACCATCTGGCGGCGCAGTCATCGGTCCACGACTCCTTCGCAAACCCCGTTCAGACGCTGCACAATAACATCGCCTGCACGGTGCACATCTTCGAAGCTGTCCACCGCGCCGCGCCGGGCGCCCGGGTCCTCGCCGTAAGCTCCTCGGAGATCTACGGCCGAAGCAGCGCGCCGATCGACGAGGGCGCGCCCCTGCGCCCGGAGAACCCGTACGCGGTCAGCAAAGCGGCCCAGGACTTGCTCGCCTACCAGTACGGCGTGACCCATGGATTGGACGTCGTTCGAGTTCGCCCGTTCAACCACATCGGCCCGGGCCAGAGCGACCGGTTTGTCGCGTCGAGCTTCGGCCGCCAGATCGCCGAGATCGAGGCTGGCATCCGGAACCCGAGCATCAAAGTGGGAAACCTCGACGCGCGGCGCGATTTCACGGACGTGCGCGACATGGTTCGCGCCTATCGAATCGCGCTGTTGAGAGGGGAGAAGGGGGCTGCCTACAATGTCGGGAGTGGACGAGCGATCGCCGTTCGCGATCTACTCGACCGATTCATCGCGCTTTCGCGGGTGCCCGTGTCAGTCCAGGTCGCGGAGGACCGCCTGCGCCAGTCCGATGCGCCGGTGATCGTATGCGACTGTCGGCGCTTCTCGTCGCGCACGCACTGGGTGCCGAGCATTCCACTGAATCAGACCGTCGAGGACATCGTGACATACTGGCGCGCGGCGGTTCGGGCAGCGTGA
- a CDS encoding GDP-mannose 4,6-dehydratase codes for MRVLITGLTGMAGSHLAEMLLDRGDVEIFGTMRWRSRLDNLDDIASRGLLNTMEGLQIRDEASLSQHARPGMVNVVECDLCDATSTVQMIGAVRPDWIFHLAAQSFVPTSWHSPAQTIQTNVLGQLNLFEAIRRVGLEPRIQIAGSSEQYGLVHESEVPIRETNPFRPLSPYAVSKIGQEMMAYQYHKSYGFHTVVTRGFNHTGPRRGQVLATSSFAKQIAEIEAGLREPVMEVGDLSSKRDWSDVRDIVRGYWLALEHCNAGESYNIGSDRAIAVGEMLDILLGLSSKRIDKRVDPTRLRPSDVKLLCGDSSKFRGATGWAPTIPFTKTMEDLLNYWRKRLRKQ; via the coding sequence GTGCGGGTGCTCATTACCGGGCTGACGGGCATGGCCGGCAGCCATCTCGCGGAGATGCTTCTCGATCGCGGCGACGTGGAGATTTTCGGGACGATGCGGTGGCGGAGTCGGCTCGACAACCTCGACGACATCGCTTCCCGCGGGTTGCTCAATACGATGGAGGGGCTGCAGATCCGCGACGAAGCATCGCTCAGCCAGCACGCCCGTCCCGGCATGGTCAATGTCGTGGAGTGCGATCTGTGCGACGCTACGTCCACGGTCCAGATGATTGGCGCCGTTCGTCCGGACTGGATCTTCCACCTCGCCGCTCAGAGCTTCGTGCCGACCTCGTGGCACAGTCCGGCGCAGACCATCCAGACCAACGTCCTCGGTCAGCTCAACCTGTTCGAGGCGATCCGACGGGTGGGTCTCGAGCCACGAATACAGATCGCCGGCAGTAGCGAGCAGTACGGGCTCGTTCACGAAAGCGAGGTGCCAATTCGCGAGACGAACCCGTTCCGACCACTGAGCCCGTACGCGGTGAGCAAGATTGGTCAGGAGATGATGGCGTACCAATACCACAAGAGCTACGGCTTTCACACCGTGGTCACGCGCGGGTTCAATCACACAGGGCCGCGCCGAGGACAGGTCCTCGCCACATCGAGCTTTGCCAAACAGATCGCCGAGATCGAGGCGGGGCTTCGCGAGCCCGTCATGGAAGTCGGAGACCTCAGTAGCAAACGGGATTGGAGCGACGTGCGGGACATCGTGCGGGGGTATTGGCTGGCTCTTGAGCACTGCAATGCTGGCGAGTCTTATAACATCGGCTCCGATCGTGCGATCGCGGTCGGGGAGATGCTGGATATCTTGCTCGGGCTCAGCTCGAAGCGGATTGACAAGCGCGTCGATCCCACGCGCCTGCGGCCATCGGACGTCAAGCTGTTGTGCGGGGATTCGTCCAAGTTTCGTGGCGCGACTGGCTGGGCTCCCACCATCCCGTTTACAAAGACAATGGAAGACTTGTTGAATTACTGGCGAAAACGTCTGAGGAAGCAATGA
- a CDS encoding phosphoglucomutase/phosphomannomutase family protein, giving the protein MMSQSAPLDSSRGASPAAATRAHTRIEFGTDGWRAIIAEDFTFANVRICAQAVADYLRDTGLVDRGLVIGYDTRFASEHFAAAVAEVAAANGLRAYLCGAPAPTPVVSYSVLHRHAGGGVVITASHNPGEWNGFKYKPDYAGSASPEVVAALEDRIRSIQRSGDGVRTMSLAAARAAGAVQIIDPVAPYSEQIGRLVDLRRLRQAGLTVVVDSMHGAGSGYFRRLLEGGTTRVVEIRSERNPVFPGMHNPEPIARNLEPLVERIRAEHGDIGLATDGDADRIGIVDERGEFINQLETYGLLLLYLLDVRGQRGPVVRSLTSTSMADRLGRRFGVPVYETPVGFKYVGPKMMESNAIMGGEESGGFGFAGHIPERDAILAGLFALDLLVQRGRPFSHLLSYLADMAGPSFYARIDLTFDAGERERILRQVAEFQPAVIDGSPVVSTNDVDGKKFMLDDGSWLLIRFSGTEPLLRIYTETTSAARVSRLLDVGRSIAGVP; this is encoded by the coding sequence ATGATGAGCCAGAGCGCGCCGCTGGACAGCTCGCGAGGTGCATCGCCCGCCGCGGCGACGCGGGCCCATACCCGAATCGAGTTCGGCACCGATGGCTGGCGCGCCATCATCGCCGAGGACTTCACCTTTGCCAACGTCCGGATTTGCGCCCAGGCGGTCGCCGACTACCTCAGGGACACTGGGCTGGTGGACCGGGGGCTCGTCATCGGCTATGACACCCGGTTCGCGTCTGAGCATTTCGCGGCCGCGGTGGCGGAAGTCGCGGCCGCGAACGGGCTGCGGGCGTACCTTTGTGGCGCGCCAGCGCCCACGCCGGTCGTTTCGTATTCGGTCCTGCACCGCCACGCGGGCGGCGGTGTCGTCATCACGGCGAGCCACAATCCCGGGGAGTGGAACGGATTCAAGTACAAGCCGGACTATGCTGGATCCGCGTCACCGGAGGTCGTGGCGGCGCTTGAGGACCGAATTCGAAGCATTCAGCGCTCGGGCGACGGCGTTCGCACGATGTCCCTCGCGGCGGCCCGAGCCGCAGGCGCCGTCCAGATCATCGATCCCGTCGCCCCGTACTCCGAGCAGATCGGGCGTTTGGTGGATCTGCGGCGACTGCGTCAGGCCGGCCTCACTGTGGTGGTCGATTCCATGCACGGGGCGGGAAGCGGGTATTTCCGTCGACTGCTGGAAGGTGGGACGACGCGCGTTGTCGAGATTCGAAGCGAGCGCAACCCAGTATTTCCCGGCATGCACAACCCTGAGCCGATCGCACGGAACCTGGAGCCCCTCGTCGAGCGGATTCGCGCGGAGCATGGCGACATCGGGCTCGCGACTGACGGCGATGCCGATCGGATCGGTATCGTCGACGAGCGCGGCGAGTTCATCAATCAACTCGAAACCTATGGCTTGCTGCTCCTCTACTTGCTTGACGTGCGGGGCCAGCGAGGACCGGTGGTCCGATCGCTGACGTCGACCTCCATGGCGGACCGTCTGGGCCGGCGATTTGGCGTCCCCGTCTACGAGACGCCGGTGGGATTCAAATACGTGGGTCCCAAAATGATGGAAAGCAACGCCATCATGGGTGGAGAGGAAAGCGGCGGCTTCGGCTTCGCGGGGCATATCCCCGAGCGCGACGCGATCCTGGCCGGTCTATTCGCTCTCGACCTGCTGGTTCAGCGCGGCCGACCGTTTTCGCACCTCCTCAGCTATCTGGCCGACATGGCCGGGCCGTCGTTTTACGCCCGCATCGACTTAACGTTCGATGCGGGCGAGCGGGAGCGTATCCTTCGCCAAGTCGCCGAATTCCAGCCGGCCGTGATCGATGGAAGCCCCGTGGTCTCCACGAATGACGTTGACGGCAAAAAATTCATGTTGGATGATGGCTCCTGGCTCTTGATCCGGTTCTCCGGCACTGAGCCGCTGCTGCGGATCTACACGGAAACCACGAGCGCAGCCCGAGTCTCCCGATTGCTGGACGTCGGTCGTTCGATTGCGGGCGTACCGTGA
- a CDS encoding bifunctional phosphoglucose/phosphomannose isomerase produces MIDLDQPPQFADVDGLGMLERILGLPEQIRDAWAMTRDLDLPDSHAEAANIVICGMGGSAIGGDLVRSLADDEARVPIAVVRGYDLPRYVDGRSLVVVSSFSGATEETLSAFDQALERGARLIALTQGGPLLDRAQSHGVPVARFAFAGQPREAIGYSMVLMLGVLCRLRYLSDRAPDVDRAATTLSQMLATIGPDVPAESNPAKRLAQRLYGKLGLVYAGGLLADVARRWKGQLNENAKHWSFFEVLPELNHNAVLGYQFPTDIAPHVLVVTLSSSLNNPRVRVRERVTAELLARWGVATEVVNARGTSPLEHVLSTSYVGDFVSYYLALVNDVDPSDINTITFLKARLERENHG; encoded by the coding sequence GTGATCGACCTCGACCAGCCGCCGCAGTTCGCCGACGTTGATGGACTGGGCATGCTCGAACGCATCCTCGGGTTGCCCGAACAGATTCGAGACGCGTGGGCGATGACGCGCGATCTCGACCTCCCCGACTCCCACGCCGAAGCGGCAAATATCGTCATCTGCGGAATGGGCGGGTCGGCGATCGGCGGGGACCTGGTCCGATCCCTGGCAGACGATGAGGCGCGCGTGCCGATCGCCGTGGTTCGAGGCTACGACCTTCCGCGGTACGTCGATGGGCGATCCCTCGTCGTCGTCTCAAGCTTCTCGGGCGCCACGGAAGAAACCCTTTCGGCGTTCGACCAGGCTCTCGAAAGAGGAGCCCGCCTTATCGCTCTGACACAGGGCGGGCCGCTCCTCGATCGCGCGCAGTCTCACGGTGTGCCAGTGGCGCGATTCGCGTTCGCGGGCCAGCCGCGCGAGGCGATCGGGTACTCGATGGTCCTGATGCTCGGCGTGCTCTGCCGCCTGAGATACCTGAGCGATCGCGCCCCCGATGTCGATCGCGCCGCTACCACCTTGTCGCAGATGCTCGCCACCATCGGGCCCGACGTCCCGGCGGAGTCGAATCCCGCCAAGCGTTTGGCGCAGCGGCTCTATGGCAAGCTCGGTCTGGTGTACGCGGGCGGCCTGCTCGCGGATGTCGCCCGTCGTTGGAAGGGGCAGCTCAACGAGAACGCGAAACACTGGTCGTTCTTCGAGGTTCTCCCCGAGCTGAACCACAACGCCGTCCTCGGCTATCAATTTCCCACGGACATCGCGCCGCACGTGCTCGTCGTGACGCTGTCCAGCTCGCTCAACAATCCCCGAGTCCGGGTGCGGGAGCGCGTGACGGCGGAGCTGCTGGCACGGTGGGGGGTCGCCACGGAGGTCGTCAACGCGCGGGGGACCTCCCCGCTCGAGCACGTGCTTTCGACAAGCTACGTAGGCGACTTCGTAAGCTACTACCTCGCGCTCGTGAACGACGTGGATCCGAGCGACATCAACACCATCACGTTCCTGAAGGCGCGTCTGGAGCGCGAGAACCATGGCTGA
- a CDS encoding Fe(2+)-trafficking protein produces MAEEHQVKCTRCGEKGPGLPRPPLAGEIGQLVYDNVCRSCWGEWFEQSVGVINHYGLNPAIREDRQQLYEVMREYLVLPGKA; encoded by the coding sequence ATGGCTGAGGAACACCAGGTCAAGTGCACGCGATGCGGCGAGAAGGGACCTGGCCTACCGCGACCGCCACTCGCGGGCGAGATCGGACAGCTCGTGTACGACAACGTGTGCCGAAGCTGCTGGGGTGAATGGTTCGAACAATCGGTCGGAGTGATCAACCATTACGGCCTCAATCCTGCGATCCGCGAGGATCGGCAGCAGCTGTACGAGGTGATGCGGGAGTACCTCGTCCTGCCGGGAAAGGCGTGA
- a CDS encoding LysM peptidoglycan-binding domain-containing protein has product MTAVRVRSPYRRLLSWARALVVQPATRAERLYAALAAGLCLGLLATYGVGQLVEGFDQQRTRALLADGRDPVLGALRQPGSASAADLGHQGAEQAAAPLSLPAWVQTARGTTLWNAPSGGSSVASLPQWQYLKVAGAEADRFHVQSAPPGAVSEGWVDLADVGVSGPPADWVAASSDLTLFAGADSSDRIGTVPAGTNLEVSGEGAADRLFVYWPRDPTSRRTGYGWVARDQVAPAAPPAELALPSPQFHAVARGLPGTYRARLGDSVQSIATRFGLTVDALLRMNGLDSPGKVVVGLVLQVASVDPPSVQAPGPRKVRDLSPGLISAEHAVVVDDESGEILWAKDANTPVPPASLTKIVTALVTLDHANLTDNVVVHVDSRKMTDSTVMGLYPGEQLTVEDLLYGMMLPSGNDAALALAQYVAGTKESFADLMNEKVRSLGLTGSHFVNPHGLDAAGHVASAYDMAMLAREGMRNPAFRSLAAARTYDTPHGKGYSLSNLNQLLWRYPGADGVKIGFTDAAGRAIVGSATRDGHRVIVVALRSADTYADCSALLDWAFGSYSWQEDE; this is encoded by the coding sequence ATGACCGCAGTGCGCGTACGCTCACCGTATCGGAGACTCCTTTCCTGGGCACGCGCGCTGGTCGTGCAGCCCGCGACGCGCGCCGAGCGACTCTACGCCGCGCTCGCGGCGGGGCTCTGCCTGGGTCTCCTGGCAACCTACGGTGTCGGTCAGCTCGTGGAGGGGTTCGATCAGCAACGGACGCGGGCGCTTCTGGCGGACGGGAGGGACCCGGTCCTCGGGGCCCTGCGGCAACCGGGGTCGGCGAGCGCGGCAGATCTCGGCCACCAGGGGGCGGAGCAGGCCGCGGCGCCGTTGAGCCTGCCCGCCTGGGTTCAGACGGCTCGTGGGACCACTCTCTGGAACGCGCCCAGCGGCGGTTCGTCTGTAGCGTCCCTGCCGCAGTGGCAGTATCTGAAAGTCGCTGGCGCCGAGGCGGATCGCTTTCACGTCCAGAGCGCGCCCCCTGGCGCGGTCTCGGAGGGGTGGGTTGACCTGGCGGACGTTGGGGTGTCGGGGCCGCCGGCGGACTGGGTCGCCGCCTCCAGCGACCTGACCTTGTTCGCCGGAGCGGATAGCAGCGACCGCATCGGGACGGTTCCGGCGGGAACGAACCTGGAAGTGTCGGGGGAGGGCGCAGCGGATCGCTTGTTCGTGTATTGGCCCAGAGATCCCACGTCACGGAGAACGGGATACGGATGGGTAGCACGCGACCAGGTCGCGCCCGCGGCGCCCCCCGCCGAGCTGGCGCTCCCTTCACCGCAGTTTCACGCGGTCGCCCGCGGGCTCCCGGGAACGTATCGAGCGCGGCTCGGGGACTCAGTCCAGAGTATCGCGACGCGGTTTGGACTCACCGTCGACGCGCTGCTTCGCATGAATGGGCTCGATTCTCCCGGGAAGGTCGTGGTCGGACTCGTTCTGCAAGTTGCCTCAGTGGACCCACCGTCGGTCCAGGCGCCAGGACCCCGCAAGGTTCGCGATCTCTCCCCCGGGCTGATCAGCGCGGAGCACGCCGTGGTCGTCGACGATGAGTCGGGGGAGATCCTCTGGGCCAAGGACGCCAATACGCCGGTCCCCCCTGCAAGCTTGACGAAGATTGTCACCGCTCTCGTGACCCTCGACCACGCGAACCTGACCGACAATGTGGTCGTGCACGTGGACAGCAGGAAGATGACCGACAGCACGGTGATGGGTCTGTACCCAGGCGAACAGTTGACGGTCGAAGATCTGCTCTATGGGATGATGCTTCCTTCTGGCAACGACGCGGCTCTCGCCCTGGCGCAATACGTGGCCGGAACCAAAGAGTCCTTCGCGGACCTCATGAACGAGAAAGTCCGGTCTTTGGGCCTCACCGGCTCGCACTTCGTAAATCCCCACGGTCTCGACGCCGCCGGGCACGTCGCGTCCGCGTATGACATGGCCATGTTGGCGCGTGAAGGAATGCGCAATCCAGCCTTTCGGTCGCTGGCCGCGGCGCGGACCTATGACACTCCCCATGGGAAAGGCTATTCGCTCTCCAACCTCAACCAGCTCCTGTGGCGGTACCCGGGCGCCGATGGCGTCAAGATCGGGTTCACGGACGCAGCCGGCAGAGCGATCGTGGGGTCCGCGACGCGAGATGGGCATCGCGTGATCGTCGTCGCGTTGCGGAGCGCCGACACCTACGCGGACTGCTCGGCGCTGTTGGATTGGGCCTTCGGCTCGTATTCCTGGCAAGAAGACGAGTAA